One genomic region from Campylobacter sp. RM5004 encodes:
- a CDS encoding NlpC/P60 family protein, translating to MIINRQIFLPIFLAIFFASCSQNIADLEYEEINSFKQDNIILIDEIYANYPAQMFEPNAIYDSKLNLELTKNPNKMIEKILIAAHSWRYTPYKLGGTNKNKGADCSSFTQDIYKNVYGINLERTTKYQRLGGEKVSKSKLKVGDLLFFKTDGPFGLHVGIYLENNNFIHLSSKGGTRIQSLNVRYWNTRYIEARRYVNAK from the coding sequence ATGATAATTAATAGGCAAATATTTTTGCCGATTTTTTTGGCTATATTTTTTGCGTCTTGTTCGCAAAATATAGCCGATTTAGAATATGAAGAAATTAATAGTTTTAAACAAGATAATATAATTTTAATAGATGAGATTTATGCAAATTATCCAGCTCAAATGTTTGAGCCAAATGCAATTTATGATTCTAAATTAAACCTAGAGCTTACAAAAAATCCAAATAAAATGATTGAAAAAATATTAATAGCAGCTCATTCTTGGCGTTATACTCCATATAAATTAGGCGGAACGAATAAGAATAAAGGTGCTGATTGTTCTTCTTTTACACAAGATATTTATAAAAATGTTTATGGTATTAATTTAGAAAGAACTACAAAATATCAAAGACTAGGCGGAGAAAAAGTTTCAAAATCTAAGCTAAAAGTAGGAGATTTATTGTTTTTTAAGACTGATGGCCCTTTTGGTTTACATGTTGGAATATATCTTGAAAATAATAATTTCATACACTTATCTTCAAAAGGCGGAACAAGAATTCAAAGCCTTAATGTAAGATATTGGAATACTAGATACATAGAAGCAAGAAGGTATGTAAATGCTAAATAA
- a CDS encoding aspartate/glutamate racemase family protein, whose product MLNKIAIFDSGVGGLGTLDLLVKNKIAKEIIYYADNKNVPFGTKSKEEILIIGQNAIDYLTSLNVDLIILACNTVSSILNELNVNTKVLPISDYGILGLSKIANNQNTLVVATKATINSGIYQRACEKYNIKADFISPISFVPIVESMQYSKSSEYFAEYFQKNDYENILYACTHYPFLEKEFKAYFPKANLLDPAKILATTMKNEYCKEEFEFGIKIDFKASKDIKILQDFYERIKNV is encoded by the coding sequence ATGCTAAATAAAATAGCCATATTTGATAGTGGAGTAGGTGGTCTTGGAACTTTAGATTTATTAGTAAAAAACAAAATCGCAAAAGAAATAATATATTATGCTGATAATAAAAATGTCCCTTTTGGAACAAAAAGCAAAGAAGAGATTTTAATAATAGGTCAGAACGCTATTGATTATTTAACAAGTTTAAATGTAGATTTAATAATACTAGCTTGTAACACAGTTAGTTCAATTTTAAACGAACTTAATGTAAATACAAAGGTTTTGCCTATTAGTGATTATGGTATTTTAGGACTTAGTAAAATAGCAAATAATCAAAACACCTTAGTAGTTGCAACAAAGGCTACTATTAATTCAGGTATATATCAAAGAGCTTGTGAAAAATACAATATAAAAGCAGATTTTATAAGCCCAATTTCTTTTGTTCCAATAGTAGAAAGTATGCAATATTCAAAATCAAGCGAATATTTTGCAGAGTATTTTCAAAAAAATGATTATGAAAATATACTTTATGCTTGCACTCATTATCCGTTTTTAGAAAAAGAGTTTAAAGCTTATTTTCCTAAAGCAAATTTATTAGACCCTGCAAAAATCCTAGCAACTACGATGAAAAATGAATATTGCAAAGAAGAATTTGAATTCGGAATTAAGATTGACTTTAAAGCAAGTAAAGACATTAAAATACTTCAAGATTTTTATGAAAGGATTAAAAATGTATGA
- a CDS encoding MBL fold metallo-hydrolase: MYDILVKPCGEYATNCYIVKHELGDIVIDPGKGALEFIKAKSKKVVAILNTHGHYDHIWDNKLVANEFQAPIYTPKDDIFMLEDDGSGYLSSNDISIAVGDKEELVFNGLKFTFHHFAGHTPGCSIIEFDNLYFSGDFLFERSIGRWDFEFSNADDMVKSLEKAKSLKDDFYLLPGHGNQTKVSLEKPHFDSWIRYIKQC; the protein is encoded by the coding sequence ATGTATGATATTTTAGTTAAACCTTGTGGTGAATACGCTACAAATTGCTATATAGTAAAGCATGAATTAGGCGATATTGTGATTGACCCAGGTAAAGGAGCATTAGAATTTATAAAAGCAAAATCTAAAAAAGTTGTAGCTATTTTAAACACTCACGGACATTATGATCATATATGGGATAATAAATTAGTAGCAAATGAATTTCAAGCTCCCATTTATACTCCAAAAGATGATATTTTTATGCTTGAAGATGATGGCAGTGGCTATTTAAGCAGTAATGATATTTCAATTGCTGTTGGCGATAAAGAAGAATTAGTTTTTAATGGTTTAAAATTTACCTTTCATCATTTTGCAGGACACACGCCGGGTTGTTCTATAATAGAATTTGATAATCTTTATTTTAGTGGCGATTTTTTATTTGAAAGAAGCATAGGAAGATGGGATTTTGAGTTTTCAAATGCTGATGATATGGTAAAAAGTCTAGAAAAAGCAAAATCTTTAAAAGATGATTTTTATTTACTTCCAGGTCATGGAAATCAAACAAAAGTTAGTTTAGAAAAACCGCATTTTGATTCTTGGATAAGATATATTAAACAATGCTAA
- the map gene encoding type I methionyl aminopeptidase, whose protein sequence is MIEIKKPIEIEKLRVANKMVAKTLDYLQTIIKPGISLKEIDKAAENYILSLGAKPAFKGLYGFPGAICVSLNETCIHGIPDDRILKEGDIVGCDVGTFIDGYYGDAARTYAVGKISKKDEELIACSKDCLLNAISQIKEGMRFKELSKILEDFIRSRGFVPLEGFCGHGIGRKPHAEPEIPNYLHPNDSIKNGPKIKNGMVFCIEPMICQKDGRPKNLKGMWETASMDGLNTAHYEHCVAIVNGRAEILSIDE, encoded by the coding sequence ATGATAGAAATAAAAAAACCAATAGAAATAGAAAAATTAAGAGTTGCAAATAAAATGGTTGCAAAAACGCTAGATTATTTACAAACTATAATAAAACCAGGAATTTCTTTAAAAGAAATAGATAAAGCAGCCGAAAATTATATTTTAAGCCTTGGTGCAAAACCAGCATTTAAAGGTCTTTATGGCTTTCCAGGTGCAATTTGCGTAAGTCTTAACGAAACTTGTATTCATGGAATTCCTGATGATAGGATTTTAAAAGAAGGCGATATTGTAGGTTGCGATGTTGGAACTTTTATAGATGGATATTATGGCGATGCTGCAAGAACTTATGCAGTTGGAAAAATCTCAAAAAAAGATGAAGAATTAATTGCTTGCAGTAAAGATTGCCTATTAAATGCAATTAGCCAGATTAAAGAAGGTATGAGATTTAAAGAACTTAGCAAGATTTTAGAAGATTTTATTCGCTCTCGTGGTTTTGTTCCATTAGAAGGGTTTTGCGGACATGGAATCGGTAGAAAACCACACGCTGAGCCTGAAATCCCAAACTATTTGCATCCAAATGATAGTATAAAAAATGGTCCAAAGATTAAAAACGGAATGGTATTTTGCATAGAGCCTATGATTTGTCAAAAAGACGGAAGACCAAAAAATCTAAAAGGAATGTGGGAAACAGCCTCAATGGACGGCTTAAACACAGCTCATTACGAGCATTGCGTAGCTATTGTAAATGGAAGAGCTGAGATTTTATCAATTGATGAGTAA
- the glmS gene encoding glutamine--fructose-6-phosphate transaminase (isomerizing) — MCGIVGYLGQLEKKEIILKGLKELEYRGYDSAGMAILENNELNFYKKAGKLENLANFMNDLSFNKEGVAIGHTRWATHGKPDDINSHPHYGEYSCVIHNGIIENYKEIKEELKNINFNSQTDTEVIVHLFEKYAKDLEPQKAFSEVVKKLDGAFAILLITKKAPNTIFFAKKNAPLIIGLGEKADEFYLASCDAPLVGVCKKVAYLNDGDFGYINKSGIHLLNGSVEFKELSCDKESALKDGFDTFMEKEIYEQSQIVQNILIGRIANDKVSFDELKNLNQEFSKIIICACGTSYHAALAMSYYYEREALIECRVEIASEFRYKKGFLDKNALFVCISQSGETADTLEALKIAKNAGLKTLALCNVDNSSIARSADYCILIRAGIEKSVASTKAFCAQMLNLWLLALYLNKNKDLNITKELEAIKNLSNVLKVNKQTHDKLKRLSKRYLHGHGFFFIGRDLFYPLALEAALKLKEISYMHAEGYAAGEMKHGPIALADSELFTIAFMPKNILYDKTRSNVLELSARDANILAISPIEFVEADDFIKTSEQEHYLSEFFEMMVIMQLFALEITNRVGANVDMPRNLAKSVTVE; from the coding sequence ATGTGCGGAATAGTCGGTTATTTAGGACAATTAGAAAAAAAAGAAATTATTTTAAAAGGCTTAAAAGAGCTTGAATATCGTGGATATGATAGTGCTGGAATGGCGATTTTAGAAAACAATGAGCTAAACTTCTATAAAAAAGCAGGAAAACTAGAAAATCTAGCTAATTTTATGAATGATTTAAGCTTTAATAAAGAAGGCGTTGCGATAGGTCATACTCGTTGGGCAACTCATGGAAAACCTGATGATATAAACTCTCATCCACATTATGGAGAATATTCTTGTGTAATTCACAATGGAATTATTGAAAACTACAAAGAAATAAAAGAAGAATTAAAAAATATTAATTTTAATTCGCAAACCGATACCGAAGTTATCGTGCATTTATTTGAAAAATATGCAAAAGATTTAGAACCACAAAAAGCCTTTAGCGAAGTTGTTAAAAAGCTTGATGGTGCTTTTGCTATCTTATTAATTACAAAAAAAGCTCCTAATACTATATTTTTCGCAAAGAAAAATGCTCCTTTAATAATAGGTTTAGGTGAAAAAGCTGATGAGTTTTATTTAGCATCTTGCGATGCTCCTTTGGTTGGAGTATGCAAAAAAGTAGCGTATTTAAATGATGGAGATTTTGGCTATATAAATAAAAGTGGCATACATTTATTAAATGGCTCGGTTGAGTTTAAAGAACTAAGTTGTGATAAAGAAAGTGCTTTAAAAGATGGCTTTGATACCTTTATGGAAAAAGAAATCTACGAGCAAAGCCAAATCGTGCAAAACATATTAATAGGAAGAATTGCAAACGATAAAGTAAGTTTTGATGAGCTAAAGAATTTGAATCAGGAATTTAGCAAAATCATAATTTGTGCTTGTGGCACAAGCTATCATGCAGCACTTGCTATGAGTTATTATTATGAAAGAGAGGCTTTAATTGAATGTCGTGTAGAAATCGCTAGTGAGTTTAGATACAAAAAAGGCTTTTTAGATAAAAATGCTTTATTTGTTTGTATTTCACAAAGTGGCGAAACAGCCGATACACTAGAAGCACTAAAAATAGCAAAAAATGCAGGGCTTAAGACCTTAGCATTATGTAATGTTGATAATTCAAGCATAGCAAGAAGTGCTGATTATTGTATTTTAATTCGTGCAGGAATTGAAAAAAGTGTTGCAAGTACAAAGGCCTTTTGTGCTCAAATGCTAAACCTATGGCTACTAGCTCTATATTTAAATAAAAATAAAGATTTAAATATAACAAAAGAACTTGAAGCGATAAAAAATTTATCAAATGTTTTAAAGGTAAATAAACAAACCCACGATAAACTAAAACGCTTAAGCAAACGCTATTTACACGGACACGGCTTTTTCTTTATAGGTAGAGATTTATTCTATCCGCTTGCACTTGAAGCTGCACTAAAATTAAAAGAAATTAGCTATATGCACGCAGAAGGCTACGCAGCAGGTGAGATGAAGCATGGTCCTATTGCACTTGCTGATAGTGAATTATTCACAATCGCATTTATGCCAAAAAATATTCTTTATGATAAAACTCGTTCAAATGTTTTAGAATTAAGTGCAAGAGATGCAAATATTTTAGCAATTTCTCCTATTGAGTTTGTTGAAGCAGATGATTTTATAAAAACAAGCGAACAAGAGCATTATCTAAGCGAGTTTTTTGAAATGATGGTAATTATGCAATTATTTGCACTAGAAATCACAAATCGTGTTGGTGCAAATGTTGATATGCCAAGAAACTTAGCAAAAAGTGTAACGGTTGAATAA
- the mqnE gene encoding aminofutalosine synthase MqnE: MDILEALEEGKRLSEENCYKLYDLDLQVLGFYANKKRLKLHGKKVYFNCNRHINPTNMCVDTCAFCAFSAHRHNPNPYHLTHEEILKIVDDTVTRGTKEIHIVSAHNKKGGWEWYFEIFKKIKDKYPHLHIKAMTAAEINFIAKSFFNGDFNAVIEKMLEFGVDSMPGGGAEIFDEKVRNELCASKVSSTDWLKIHGLWHQKGKQSNATMLFGHIESRENRIDHMLRLRHQQDISKGFNAFIPLVWQKDNSFLKDLKPLGSVEILKTIAIARLVLDNIAHIKAYWATLGLNLAMVAQEYGANDLDGTIEKENIQSAGGAKSANGITLQDFIDNIKTSNLIPIERDSLYNEIKEY, translated from the coding sequence ATGGATATTTTAGAAGCGTTAGAAGAAGGAAAAAGATTAAGCGAAGAAAATTGCTACAAATTATACGATTTAGATTTGCAAGTCTTAGGATTTTACGCTAATAAAAAGAGATTAAAACTTCACGGAAAAAAAGTTTATTTTAATTGTAATCGCCACATTAATCCTACAAATATGTGTGTTGATACTTGTGCCTTTTGTGCGTTTTCAGCTCATAGACACAATCCAAATCCATATCATCTAACCCACGAAGAAATCTTAAAAATAGTTGATGATACCGTTACTCGTGGAACGAAAGAAATCCATATAGTTTCAGCTCATAACAAAAAAGGTGGTTGGGAGTGGTATTTTGAAATTTTCAAAAAGATTAAAGACAAATACCCACACTTACACATCAAAGCCATGACAGCTGCGGAGATTAATTTCATTGCAAAAAGTTTTTTCAATGGTGATTTTAACGCAGTAATTGAGAAAATGTTAGAATTTGGAGTTGATTCTATGCCAGGTGGCGGTGCTGAAATTTTTGATGAGAAAGTCAGAAACGAGCTTTGTGCTAGCAAAGTAAGTTCAACAGATTGGCTTAAAATTCATGGGCTATGGCATCAAAAAGGAAAACAAAGTAATGCAACAATGCTTTTTGGACACATAGAAAGTCGTGAAAATAGAATTGACCATATGCTAAGATTAAGACATCAGCAAGATATTAGCAAAGGTTTTAATGCTTTTATTCCACTTGTTTGGCAAAAAGATAATTCATTTTTAAAAGACTTAAAGCCGTTAGGAAGTGTTGAGATATTAAAAACTATTGCAATAGCAAGATTAGTTTTAGACAATATCGCTCATATTAAGGCTTATTGGGCTACTTTAGGGCTAAATCTAGCAATGGTAGCACAAGAATACGGAGCAAACGACCTAGATGGCACAATTGAAAAAGAAAATATTCAAAGTGCTGGCGGTGCAAAAAGTGCGAATGGTATTACTCTGCAAGACTTCATAGATAATATCAAAACATCAAATTTAATTCCAATAGAAAGAGATAGTTTATACAATGAAATCAAGGAATATTGA
- a CDS encoding NCS2 family permease → MDFFKLKENNTSVKNEFNGALATFLSMLYIIPTNAFIVSNTGLSVEALMLATALVTIIATAFTGLFANTPIAMSTGMGLNVFFTFSMCKGQGIPVETALGAVFISGFIFLVLSFTNFRIFILKSIPEDFRRAISAGIGCFLAFMGMNQAHIVAADPVTLLKIGNFADPNVLFCLFVLFLIVCFWAWKIKAGFILAVLIGSIIAWTFGIGGAKLPSEFVAIPNFSEKDGLMSIFAKLDILSALSLSVLPAVMTLFVTQLFDSIGTITGAGIRGGIFENKKRADGSFDDSGDKKLGKTMIADAAGTCIGAVIGTSTATAFVESSAGVESGARTGLSNIFLALMFCLCIFFLPFFQAIPVNAIYPILIMVGILMFMEVSRIDFKDPANSVATFFTVIMMPFTYSITTGIAFGFISYVLVRLLRKEFNKLSAGIIVITIICMAVFLLQFMKFN, encoded by the coding sequence ATGGACTTTTTTAAGTTAAAAGAGAATAACACAAGTGTTAAAAACGAGTTTAATGGTGCGTTAGCAACATTTTTATCAATGCTTTATATTATTCCAACAAATGCTTTCATAGTAAGCAATACAGGGCTTAGTGTAGAAGCTTTAATGCTAGCAACAGCTTTAGTTACAATAATTGCAACAGCTTTTACAGGACTTTTTGCAAATACACCAATTGCAATGAGTACAGGCATGGGACTTAATGTATTTTTTACATTCTCAATGTGTAAAGGGCAAGGAATTCCAGTAGAAACTGCCTTGGGGGCTGTTTTTATAAGTGGTTTTATATTTTTAGTATTATCGTTTACAAATTTTCGTATTTTTATTCTAAAGAGTATTCCTGAAGACTTTCGCCGTGCTATTAGTGCTGGTATCGGATGTTTTCTTGCTTTTATGGGAATGAATCAAGCTCACATTGTTGCAGCTGATCCTGTAACACTTCTAAAAATAGGTAATTTTGCTGACCCTAATGTGCTGTTTTGTTTATTTGTTTTATTTTTAATTGTTTGCTTTTGGGCGTGGAAAATTAAAGCAGGTTTTATTTTAGCAGTTTTAATAGGAAGTATTATTGCATGGACTTTTGGCATAGGTGGAGCAAAGTTACCGAGTGAATTTGTAGCAATCCCAAACTTTAGTGAAAAAGATGGGCTTATGAGTATTTTTGCAAAACTTGATATTTTAAGTGCTTTAAGTTTATCGGTTTTACCTGCTGTTATGACACTTTTTGTAACTCAATTATTTGATAGCATAGGAACAATTACTGGCGCAGGAATTAGGGGTGGAATATTTGAAAACAAAAAAAGAGCAGATGGAAGCTTTGATGATAGTGGGGACAAAAAATTAGGAAAAACAATGATAGCAGATGCTGCAGGAACTTGCATAGGTGCTGTTATAGGAACTTCTACTGCTACGGCTTTTGTCGAGAGTAGTGCGGGTGTAGAAAGTGGTGCTAGAACTGGACTTAGTAATATTTTCTTGGCTTTAATGTTTTGTTTATGTATATTTTTCTTACCATTCTTTCAAGCAATTCCTGTAAATGCAATTTATCCTATTTTAATAATGGTTGGAATTTTAATGTTTATGGAAGTTAGTCGCATTGATTTTAAAGACCCTGCTAATAGTGTTGCAACTTTCTTTACTGTTATTATGATGCCATTTACTTATTCTATTACAACAGGTATTGCTTTTGGCTTTATTTCTTATGTTTTAGTTAGATTGTTAAGAAAAGAATTTAATAAGCTAAGTGCTGGTATAATCGTAATCACAATTATTTGTATGGCAGTATTCTTGCTACAATTTATGAAATTTAATTAA
- a CDS encoding phosphoribosyltransferase family protein codes for MYKYTYDEFKNDFEPFAKRIKDEFNPDAFVGVARGGLTLTHALSTALKSRNAFVLNSIHYDGQKKLDTIEITNIPDLSKAKKVLLIDDIVDSGESLDAIKKKLLEMYPHLEIKLAVIFYKPSAIIKPEFCVKEAKEWINFFWDFEA; via the coding sequence ATGTATAAATATACTTATGATGAATTTAAAAATGACTTTGAGCCATTTGCAAAACGCATTAAAGATGAGTTTAATCCTGATGCTTTTGTAGGGGTTGCTCGTGGTGGCTTAACGCTTACTCACGCACTTTCAACTGCGTTAAAGAGTAGAAATGCTTTTGTATTAAATAGCATTCATTATGATGGACAAAAAAAGCTTGATACAATTGAAATTACAAACATTCCTGATTTAAGTAAAGCTAAAAAAGTTTTATTAATTGATGATATTGTAGATAGCGGCGAAAGTCTTGACGCTATTAAGAAAAAGCTATTAGAAATGTATCCGCATTTAGAAATAAAACTTGCAGTTATTTTTTATAAACCAAGTGCGATAATTAAGCCTGAGTTTTGTGTTAAAGAAGCTAAAGAATGGATTAATTTCTTCTGGGATTTTGAAGCGTGA
- a CDS encoding HIT family protein yields the protein MIYENNFCYIKSHESNIPWLEIHAKDEYKELSNDYETSLKIFKLAMFIEQIMIEFYNPIKINHASFANYLPKAHWHVMARFSDDGFYPECMWGKQQNELKNYRTNFNEFCSILAQKLSEFELGI from the coding sequence GTGATTTATGAAAATAATTTTTGCTATATAAAAAGCCATGAGAGTAATATCCCATGGCTAGAAATACATGCAAAAGATGAATATAAAGAATTAAGCAATGATTATGAAACAAGTTTAAAAATCTTTAAGCTCGCTATGTTTATAGAGCAAATTATGATTGAATTTTATAATCCTATTAAGATTAATCATGCATCATTTGCAAACTACTTGCCTAAAGCTCACTGGCATGTAATGGCTAGATTTAGCGATGATGGATTTTATCCTGAATGCATGTGGGGCAAACAACAAAACGAGCTTAAAAATTATAGAACTAATTTTAATGAATTTTGTAGTATTTTAGCTCAAAAATTATCGGAATTTGAATTAGGAATTTAA